In the genome of Photobacterium sp. TY1-4, one region contains:
- a CDS encoding YjbF family lipoprotein — protein MIEVSMRPSRPILSPFILLLAMLSLSGCSQKFNDVNDTLHLALLGENDIQKSDLEIQSLPYASMYARLGNGPQAFMVLALAEPTFGINPAQLPSFQLKWLSNDQGMLVTEHGRLIKTLNLPTGNLLTTQSTTTDPLALGLHLAKTHKHWQRQIDWQPGYHFGYQLHSEFSSQGTAVILINETPVETLHFTEHVTVESLALNFDNDFWLHPQTGTVLKSRQKIAPGLPYIEMTLLKPFSLP, from the coding sequence ATGATTGAAGTTTCCATGCGCCCTTCCCGACCAATTCTGTCCCCTTTCATTCTATTGCTGGCAATGCTTTCATTAAGCGGGTGCAGCCAAAAGTTCAATGATGTCAACGACACCTTGCACCTGGCTTTATTGGGCGAAAATGACATTCAAAAAAGTGACCTTGAGATCCAAAGCCTGCCTTATGCCAGTATGTATGCCCGCCTCGGCAACGGCCCACAGGCTTTTATGGTACTGGCATTAGCCGAGCCGACATTCGGAATCAACCCTGCTCAGCTACCGTCGTTCCAGCTAAAGTGGCTCTCCAACGATCAGGGGATGCTGGTGACTGAACACGGACGCTTAATCAAAACGCTGAATCTCCCGACAGGAAACTTACTCACGACGCAATCAACAACAACCGATCCCCTCGCCCTCGGTCTTCATTTAGCCAAGACCCATAAGCACTGGCAGCGACAGATTGACTGGCAGCCCGGCTATCACTTCGGTTATCAACTCCATTCTGAGTTTTCCAGCCAAGGCACCGCCGTCATTCTGATCAATGAAACCCCTGTCGAAACCTTGCACTTTACCGAACATGTCACAGTTGAGAGTCTCGCGCTCAATTTTGACAACGACTTTTGGCTCCACCCGCAAACCGGAACAGTACTCAAGAGCCGACAAAAGATTGCGCCTGGCCTGCCTTATATTGAGATGACGCTGTTAAAACCATTTTCGTTACCTTAA
- a CDS encoding capsule biosynthesis GfcC family protein: MNSHELMKKPANMPITILSWVAGYVFKMAYGIATFVSGLYITSFFVSIVVSVFVAPVYAEQSAVQLTQQPPASIQVNVATSIRSQQQLQLRYPQPVRVNQILEDTRHNIHRLRELSGANPIYWSGASFYLSQPFPEKKQVISRLQALAEQWQGEQRTTVLALIKLFESQVFQPRIFSTIDIDQIRITPSLNPLITENMLLILPSRPASVLILGAVSEPQQLSWQERTGAREYLTQLSLLDNAENSEVVVIQPDGTVEHHPIAYWNHDHRDIAPGATLYLGFQSLPSGFTTLNEDIINLLRHRAL; encoded by the coding sequence ATGAATAGCCATGAACTCATGAAAAAGCCAGCCAATATGCCGATAACCATTTTATCCTGGGTTGCCGGCTACGTTTTTAAGATGGCCTACGGCATAGCCACCTTTGTGTCTGGTCTCTATATCACTTCTTTTTTTGTTTCTATCGTTGTTTCTGTTTTTGTTGCGCCGGTTTATGCAGAGCAGAGCGCCGTACAACTCACGCAACAGCCACCAGCTAGCATTCAAGTAAATGTTGCCACTTCAATTCGCAGTCAACAGCAATTGCAGCTTCGTTACCCTCAACCTGTCAGGGTCAATCAGATCCTCGAAGATACCCGCCATAACATCCACCGTCTTCGCGAACTTTCCGGAGCTAATCCGATCTACTGGTCCGGGGCATCTTTCTATTTGAGCCAACCCTTTCCTGAAAAAAAACAGGTCATTTCCCGACTTCAAGCACTTGCTGAGCAATGGCAAGGTGAGCAAAGAACAACTGTCTTGGCATTGATCAAGCTGTTTGAGAGTCAGGTTTTCCAGCCACGGATTTTCTCCACGATTGATATTGACCAGATTCGGATCACGCCATCACTCAATCCTTTAATTACGGAAAACATGCTGCTGATTCTGCCATCCCGACCAGCATCGGTGCTGATCCTGGGCGCTGTCAGCGAACCTCAGCAACTTTCCTGGCAAGAACGTACCGGTGCCCGTGAATATTTAACGCAACTATCACTTTTGGATAATGCAGAGAACAGCGAAGTGGTTGTGATCCAGCCCGACGGAACTGTCGAGCACCACCCAATAGCCTATTGGAATCATGATCACCGGGATATTGCGCCAGGTGCAACGCTATACTTGGGCTTCCAATCTTTGCCTTCAGGGTTTACAACGCTCAATGAAGACATCATTAACTTGTTAAGACATCGGGCCTTATGA
- a CDS encoding polysaccharide biosynthesis tyrosine autokinase, translated as MSVTQNTQVKQDSDEIDLGKLFGILLDSRWSIIAITFVFAIVGVAYALLAAPIYKADALIQVEEKSSGMPALGEMGELFASESSATTEIEIIKSRMILGKTVDKLNLTTTITPEYFPLFGKGIARIQGNQPEAHIERFEIPDGVLKPKYRLRVLDASSGQYELQDVDGNLVLNGTVGMLAQNNQFVLFVSKLDAESGQSFELTKQSRLDAIQWLQQNLSINERGKQTGILQLSYTGENRSQIEAILNDISQNYFLQNVARNSAEAENSLQFLRTHLPDIKTQLTASEDLLNQFRQENESIDLGLEAKSTLDVMVTIESQLNELTFKESEISQRFTKEHPAYVALLDKRKTLLGERERLNQQIQKLPKTQREVLRLTRDVEVNQQIYVELLNKVQELNIVKASTVGNVRILDKAQTYTKAVKPQKTLVVALATLLGGMFGVAIALLRAALHRGVENPDEIEAVGLPVYASVPMSDWQIELEKKQNGKKKFSIEETLLAVSNPADLSIEALRSLRTSLHFAMMEAKNNILMISGPSPGIGKSFVSANMAAVVAKAGQKVLVIDADMRKGRMERQMGVSAKPGLSDYLSGQVSIETLIKQPGVENLEFIGRGEVPPNPSELLMHPRFKELMDWASANYDLVIVDTPPILAVTDAAIVGSHAGTSLLVGRFGQNTVKEVEVTKQRFEQNGIEIKGFILNAVVRKSSSYYGNNYGYYNYSYSSND; from the coding sequence ATGAGCGTTACTCAAAACACTCAGGTGAAGCAAGACTCAGATGAAATTGATCTGGGAAAACTGTTTGGTATCTTGCTGGATAGCCGTTGGAGCATTATTGCTATCACCTTCGTTTTTGCCATTGTTGGCGTCGCATATGCGTTGCTGGCAGCACCGATATATAAAGCAGATGCACTCATTCAAGTTGAAGAGAAAAGTTCAGGGATGCCTGCGCTGGGTGAGATGGGCGAGCTGTTTGCCAGTGAGTCTTCCGCGACAACCGAAATCGAGATTATTAAATCTCGGATGATATTGGGAAAAACGGTTGATAAGCTAAATTTAACAACCACCATTACACCTGAATATTTTCCGCTTTTCGGTAAAGGAATTGCCAGAATCCAGGGGAATCAACCAGAAGCACATATTGAGCGTTTTGAAATCCCTGATGGAGTACTGAAACCTAAGTATCGACTTCGTGTTTTAGATGCTTCGTCTGGACAATATGAGCTCCAAGATGTAGATGGTAATTTGGTGTTGAACGGTACGGTAGGCATGTTGGCTCAGAATAACCAGTTCGTACTGTTTGTATCGAAGCTGGATGCTGAAAGTGGACAGTCTTTTGAACTCACCAAACAGAGTCGTTTAGACGCCATCCAGTGGTTACAGCAAAACTTATCAATCAACGAACGTGGTAAACAAACGGGAATCCTCCAGTTGTCGTATACTGGTGAAAATCGTTCACAAATCGAAGCAATCCTGAATGATATCAGTCAGAATTACTTCCTGCAAAATGTGGCACGAAACTCGGCAGAAGCAGAAAATAGTCTGCAGTTTTTGCGCACGCATTTGCCTGATATCAAAACTCAATTGACAGCATCGGAGGATCTGCTGAATCAGTTCCGCCAGGAAAATGAGTCGATTGATTTAGGCTTAGAGGCCAAATCAACATTAGATGTGATGGTAACGATTGAGTCACAACTCAATGAGTTGACTTTCAAGGAAAGTGAAATCTCCCAGCGTTTTACCAAAGAACACCCGGCTTATGTTGCCTTGCTGGATAAACGTAAAACCTTGCTTGGCGAGCGAGAGCGCCTGAACCAGCAGATCCAAAAATTGCCGAAAACCCAACGAGAAGTGCTGCGTTTAACCCGAGATGTTGAAGTGAATCAGCAAATCTATGTCGAACTGCTGAATAAAGTACAAGAGCTCAATATTGTGAAAGCCAGCACGGTAGGGAATGTACGTATTCTGGATAAAGCACAGACATATACCAAGGCGGTGAAACCCCAAAAAACGTTGGTTGTAGCACTGGCAACTTTGCTTGGTGGCATGTTTGGGGTTGCGATTGCACTACTTCGTGCTGCGCTTCATCGCGGGGTTGAAAATCCGGATGAAATTGAAGCGGTTGGTTTACCGGTTTATGCAAGTGTGCCAATGTCAGATTGGCAAATCGAGCTTGAGAAAAAACAAAATGGTAAAAAGAAGTTTTCTATTGAAGAGACTTTGTTGGCTGTTTCGAACCCGGCTGATTTATCCATTGAAGCACTGCGTAGCCTACGTACTAGCCTGCACTTTGCCATGATGGAAGCAAAAAATAATATTTTGATGATCTCCGGTCCAAGCCCGGGCATTGGTAAGTCATTTGTATCAGCTAATATGGCAGCCGTCGTTGCTAAAGCTGGACAAAAAGTACTGGTAATTGATGCCGACATGCGTAAAGGCAGGATGGAACGCCAAATGGGTGTCAGTGCAAAGCCTGGATTATCAGATTATCTTAGTGGCCAAGTAAGCATTGAAACTCTGATTAAACAGCCTGGCGTTGAAAATTTGGAGTTCATCGGGCGTGGTGAAGTACCACCAAATCCATCCGAATTATTGATGCATCCGCGTTTTAAAGAACTTATGGACTGGGCTTCAGCTAACTACGATTTAGTCATTGTCGATACACCGCCAATTCTAGCGGTGACTGACGCTGCAATTGTTGGCTCTCATGCAGGAACATCATTACTAGTAGGTCGCTTTGGTCAAAACACTGTAAAAGAAGTGGAAGTGACGAAGCAGCGTTTTGAACAGAATGGCATTGAAATAAAAGGCTTTATTCTGAATGCTGTAGTTCGTAAGTCGAGTAGCTATTATGGTAATAATTATGGATATTATAATTACAGTTACAGTTCTAATGATTAA
- a CDS encoding IS5 family transposase, whose amino-acid sequence MGKSTYRTDNWKEYNQSLINRGSLTFWIDEEAISGWLCSEHHGNRGRGYQYSDTAIMTALMVKRLFNLSLRAVQGFMNSVFSLMKVPLTCPNYSSISKRAKTVDIPIKMPARGEIRHLAIDATGLKVFGEGEWKMKKHGKEQRRVWRKLHLAVDADTHQIICAELSLSTVTDGEVMPTLLNQTYRKIKSISGDGAYDTRLCYQAIQRKKAQPLIPPRTGAAYWEHGHPRNVAVANQRIHGSNEHWKKTSGYHSRSISETAMSRYKRLLGSALSLRDYNAQVGEALAAVRALNKLTGLGMPVTRKVS is encoded by the coding sequence ATGGGAAAAAGCACTTACCGAACAGATAACTGGAAAGAGTACAACCAATCACTGATTAACCGCGGCTCGCTGACATTCTGGATCGACGAAGAAGCGATAAGCGGCTGGTTATGCTCTGAACATCACGGTAACCGTGGACGCGGCTATCAATATTCAGACACTGCGATCATGACTGCTCTCATGGTGAAGCGACTATTCAACCTGTCACTTCGTGCTGTTCAAGGTTTCATGAACTCGGTGTTTTCTCTGATGAAAGTACCACTAACATGCCCGAACTACAGCAGCATCAGCAAGCGAGCGAAAACGGTCGATATCCCTATCAAAATGCCTGCTCGGGGTGAAATTCGTCATCTAGCTATTGACGCAACTGGCCTGAAAGTATTCGGCGAAGGTGAGTGGAAAATGAAAAAGCATGGCAAAGAACAACGTCGTGTCTGGCGAAAGCTCCATCTTGCTGTTGATGCTGATACCCACCAAATTATCTGCGCAGAACTCTCGTTATCAACCGTCACCGATGGTGAGGTCATGCCAACATTACTTAACCAAACTTATCGTAAGATCAAATCGATATCAGGTGACGGCGCTTATGATACCAGGCTGTGCTATCAAGCGATTCAACGGAAGAAAGCACAGCCCCTTATCCCTCCCAGAACTGGAGCAGCATACTGGGAGCACGGTCACCCCAGAAATGTTGCGGTTGCAAACCAGCGTATTCACGGTAGCAATGAACACTGGAAAAAGACCAGTGGTTACCACAGTCGCTCAATCTCGGAAACGGCGATGTCGAGATATAAGCGACTGCTTGGTTCAGCTTTAAGCCTGCGTGATTACAACGCTCAGGTCGGAGAAGCGCTTGCTGCCGTCCGTGCGTTGAACAAGTTAACAGGGCTCGGCATGCCCGTAACTCGTAAAGTTAGCTAA
- a CDS encoding IS5 family transposase has translation MLGRRPRGNQRHSKTVDIPTQVLARGEIRHLAIDATGLKVFGEGEWKMKNHGKEERRVWRKLHLAVDADTHQVICAELSLSTVTDGGVMPTLLNQTYLKIKLISGDGAYYIRLCYQAIQRKKAQPLTLLELEQHTGSAVTSGYVAVANQRIHGSNERWKKACGYHSGLISETAMSRYKRLLGSALSLHDYNAQVEEARLLLSERWQN, from the coding sequence ATGTTGGGGCGGAGGCCCAGAGGAAATCAGCGCCATAGCAAAACGGTCGATATCCCCACCCAAGTGCTTGCTCGAGGTGAAATTCGTCATCTTGCCATTGACGCAACTGGTCTGAAAGTTTTCGGTGAAGGTGAATGGAAAATGAAAAATCATGGCAAGGAAGAACGCCGTGTCTGGCGAAAGCTCCATCTTGCTGTTGATGCTGATACCCATCAAGTCATCTGTGCAGAACTATCGTTATCAACCGTCACAGATGGCGGAGTCATGCCAACATTGCTCAACCAAACTTATCTTAAGATCAAATTGATATCAGGTGACGGCGCTTATTATATCAGGCTGTGCTATCAAGCGATTCAACGGAAGAAAGCACAGCCCCTTACCCTCCTAGAGCTGGAGCAGCACACTGGGAGCGCAGTCACTTCAGGGTATGTTGCGGTTGCAAACCAGAGAATTCACGGGAGCAATGAACGCTGGAAAAAGGCCTGTGGTTACCACAGTGGCTTGATCTCGGAAACGGCGATGTCGAGATATAAGCGGCTGCTTGGCTCAGCTTTAAGCTTGCATGATTACAACGCTCAGGTCGAGGAAGCGCGCTTGCTGCTGTCCGAGCGTTGGCAAAATTAA
- a CDS encoding polysaccharide export protein, with amino-acid sequence MHFTKKLLITAVATAMLAGCTVPGSHLSVDNKNVVTTGSEQTKDISEQVNVYPLTATTAKRYKAQEAYSQMNATLDAEIARYQYRIGPGDILNITIWDHPELTIPAGSYRSSAEAGNWVHADGSIFYPYIGIVRVAGKTVTEVRDDIAKRLAAYIESPQVDVNVASFRSQKAYITGEINNPGKQAITNVPLTLLDAINSAGGLAENADWRNVTLTRNGLEERLSLYALMQRGDLTQNRLLRPGDIVHVPRNDAQKVFVMGEVNDPKLLKIDRAGMSLTEALSNVGGINQLSADATGVFVIRSKMTQDVNPSNTNTEQQQRLADIYQLNLSDASALVIGTEFELQPYDVVYVTAAPIVRWNRVITQLVPTITSFNELSEGVLRIRNWP; translated from the coding sequence ATGCATTTTACAAAAAAGCTTCTTATAACAGCGGTAGCAACAGCAATGTTGGCTGGATGTACAGTGCCAGGTTCCCATTTGAGTGTTGATAACAAAAATGTGGTTACTACAGGTAGTGAGCAGACCAAGGATATTTCGGAGCAGGTCAATGTATACCCACTGACGGCAACGACAGCAAAACGATACAAAGCTCAAGAAGCTTACTCTCAGATGAATGCGACTTTAGATGCTGAAATCGCGCGCTATCAGTATCGCATTGGCCCAGGGGATATCCTCAATATTACCATCTGGGATCATCCGGAGCTGACGATTCCGGCCGGCTCTTATCGAAGTTCGGCAGAAGCAGGCAACTGGGTCCATGCAGATGGTTCGATTTTTTACCCGTACATTGGCATCGTGCGGGTTGCAGGGAAAACCGTAACTGAAGTTCGGGACGATATTGCCAAACGTCTGGCTGCATACATCGAAAGCCCACAAGTTGACGTTAATGTCGCTTCATTCCGCTCACAAAAGGCTTACATCACCGGTGAAATTAACAATCCGGGTAAGCAAGCGATCACCAATGTCCCGCTAACCTTGTTAGATGCCATTAATAGTGCTGGTGGCTTGGCAGAGAATGCGGACTGGCGTAACGTCACATTGACCCGCAATGGATTGGAAGAGCGTCTTTCCTTGTACGCCTTAATGCAACGTGGCGATTTGACACAGAACCGCTTGCTCCGCCCGGGAGATATCGTTCATGTGCCCCGCAACGATGCCCAAAAAGTCTTTGTGATGGGTGAAGTGAACGATCCGAAATTGCTGAAAATTGATCGGGCAGGGATGAGCCTCACGGAAGCGCTCAGTAATGTTGGTGGCATCAATCAACTGTCTGCAGACGCGACCGGAGTGTTTGTGATTCGCAGCAAGATGACACAGGATGTGAATCCAAGCAACACCAATACTGAGCAGCAACAACGATTGGCTGACATCTATCAGTTGAACTTGTCTGATGCGTCAGCTTTGGTCATCGGAACCGAATTTGAATTACAGCCCTATGATGTGGTTTATGTGACTGCGGCGCCGATCGTCCGTTGGAACCGTGTGATTACCCAACTGGTCCCAACTATTACCAGTTTCAATGAGCTGAGTGAGGGCGTGCTGCGGATCAGAAATTGGCCGTAA
- a CDS encoding glycosyltransferase family 2 protein translates to MKIAILLSTYNGESFITEQLDSIAIQSYRDFEVFIRDDGSSDNTLSLLHDYCKKDCRFKLIESNGNLGSAGSFIQLLKVVESDVYLFSDQDDVWLPSKVERVVEHFKNVDMDISVLYHTDLRVVNQSLVTLHSSFLRQQCMDANYSNSKNNILIQNFVVGCTSAVNNSLKKQVFSVDFDIKNVAMHDWWLALIAKFFGRIDFDSNKTILYRQHGKNVLGAPSNSLMRYVISMLTGAGIGRVRNFRLKVSAQAVAFMQAYEPHLAQNHKENLILVSKIGEGGSLRDLITCYENGISMQGVKRNLALIYSFLFSGEK, encoded by the coding sequence ATGAAAATAGCTATCTTATTATCCACCTATAATGGTGAGAGTTTTATAACTGAGCAATTAGATTCAATAGCAATTCAATCGTACCGTGATTTTGAAGTTTTTATACGTGATGATGGTTCCAGCGATAATACTTTGAGCCTACTACATGACTATTGTAAGAAAGATTGTCGATTTAAGCTTATTGAGTCTAATGGTAATTTAGGTTCGGCCGGTTCTTTTATTCAATTATTAAAGGTTGTTGAATCAGATGTGTATCTGTTTAGTGACCAAGATGATGTTTGGTTACCGAGTAAGGTTGAAAGAGTTGTAGAACATTTTAAAAATGTTGATATGGATATAAGTGTTCTTTATCATACAGATCTTCGAGTGGTGAACCAATCACTCGTCACTTTGCACTCCTCATTTTTACGGCAACAGTGTATGGATGCAAATTACTCTAATTCTAAAAATAATATTTTAATTCAGAATTTTGTTGTTGGGTGTACTTCTGCGGTAAATAACAGCTTAAAAAAGCAAGTTTTTTCAGTTGATTTTGATATAAAAAATGTGGCTATGCATGACTGGTGGCTTGCATTAATAGCTAAGTTCTTCGGTCGAATTGATTTTGATTCTAATAAAACTATTTTATATCGTCAACATGGAAAAAATGTTTTAGGTGCTCCATCCAATTCATTGATGAGATATGTTATTTCGATGCTAACTGGAGCTGGTATAGGTCGTGTTCGTAATTTCCGCTTAAAAGTGTCAGCTCAAGCTGTTGCATTTATGCAAGCATATGAGCCGCACCTTGCACAAAATCATAAAGAAAATCTAATTTTAGTATCAAAAATAGGTGAGGGTGGAAGCCTTAGAGATTTAATTACCTGTTATGAAAATGGAATATCTATGCAGGGAGTTAAAAGAAATCTGGCACTGATTTACTCTTTCTTATTTTCAGGAGAAAAATAA
- a CDS encoding polysaccharide pyruvyl transferase family protein: MKVAIVGAFDRHNYGDILFPLILTKFIENNIGNVDIDYYSLTESDLEYCGGYKTNTLSMLFNSECIYDHVIIAGGDVLSSYWYVMDTHVTTSNYYVYFLKLIKKTLGLKVVNNLVSNKYNCSSQLPYVFDKSHFNNTPKNLVFNCVGGSGVSQLDDYYYHYMTNSLKFSDSVSYRDEKLHQKLNSDGVIGDLIPDSALIMSDYFEFKKTEEEYIVFQAGLHYAIKDLDFICEQLKLLSQHINIKLVPIGKATGHEDHILLGKIHEKIGCESIELFKNDHVLEIMKVISGSKCYIGTSLHGAITSMSYSVPVCAIYTSEVKKLKEYNKTWNKYAKNIPTSDFYDEALNLISSGTISSELIAEQKKRINHFLENSIL; this comes from the coding sequence ATGAAAGTAGCAATTGTAGGAGCATTTGATCGTCATAACTATGGTGATATTCTGTTTCCATTAATTCTAACTAAATTTATCGAGAATAACATCGGAAATGTTGATATTGACTATTATAGCCTAACAGAGAGCGATCTTGAATATTGTGGTGGATATAAAACAAATACGCTTTCAATGCTTTTTAATTCTGAATGTATTTATGATCATGTGATTATTGCTGGTGGGGACGTTTTGTCTTCTTATTGGTATGTTATGGATACGCATGTAACTACTTCTAACTACTATGTCTATTTTTTGAAGTTAATTAAAAAAACATTAGGGTTAAAAGTTGTTAATAATCTAGTCTCCAATAAATATAACTGTAGTAGTCAACTACCATATGTTTTTGATAAAAGTCATTTCAATAATACTCCAAAAAACCTAGTTTTTAATTGTGTAGGTGGGTCTGGAGTTTCACAGCTTGATGACTATTATTACCATTATATGACGAACTCTTTGAAGTTCTCTGACAGTGTTTCTTATCGAGATGAAAAATTACATCAGAAATTAAATTCAGACGGTGTCATTGGAGATTTAATACCTGACTCAGCTTTAATTATGAGCGATTATTTTGAGTTCAAAAAAACAGAGGAAGAATACATTGTTTTCCAGGCAGGATTGCATTATGCAATTAAAGATTTAGATTTTATATGTGAACAGTTAAAATTATTAAGTCAGCATATTAATATTAAACTTGTACCAATTGGAAAAGCGACTGGTCATGAAGATCATATTTTACTTGGAAAAATTCATGAAAAAATTGGATGTGAATCAATTGAATTATTCAAGAATGATCATGTATTAGAAATAATGAAAGTTATTTCCGGTTCAAAATGTTATATAGGAACGAGTCTTCATGGTGCAATTACATCTATGTCTTATAGTGTTCCTGTTTGTGCAATTTATACTAGTGAAGTTAAAAAACTTAAAGAATATAACAAAACATGGAATAAATACGCAAAAAATATTCCCACATCTGACTTCTATGATGAAGCTTTGAATTTAATTTCATCTGGTACGATCTCCAGTGAGTTAATTGCTGAGCAAAAAAAACGGATAAATCATTTTCTTGAAAATTCCATATTATAA
- a CDS encoding O-antigen polymerase, which yields MIPHFFMLIILKPLYLILFYSACFLLFSLGLSSEYEMVNLNAVIYFTLCTTLLFLGYQISHFSFKSFHFKSFNVELSFIYVLYSISSLLLIFEHIYFFLRFGTVPILNPDFELLRMEFMVNGYVHVIAMSSYLLCSIIYFYETHKAKRISCIIITMTLFLLMGNRAEIVAFSFLLFCIYRKDNFSAKAFILFCGVLLILFGITRLLRDYFFFGESVFSSIDDVWVLDDSYLSAVLYYIYVGLTFNFKAFNLYVMEVSDYFYGYFTILYPWLTIISSDVYTLKDLQADVLGIHFHGTITPTMFTIPYVDFSYFGSLIFLMIGYVWGLLYTQATKGVTGFYIMYAYFSWNMVMGMYEFMFYKFYVIFNLVLIVICCRFLVRFKFS from the coding sequence ATGATTCCCCATTTTTTTATGTTAATCATATTGAAACCGCTGTATTTGATATTATTTTATTCTGCTTGTTTTCTTTTATTTTCCTTAGGGTTAAGTAGTGAATATGAAATGGTTAATTTGAATGCAGTTATATACTTTACACTGTGTACAACATTATTGTTTCTTGGGTATCAAATTTCACATTTCTCATTTAAAAGTTTTCATTTTAAAAGTTTTAATGTTGAATTGAGTTTTATCTATGTCTTATATTCAATTTCATCTTTATTACTGATTTTTGAACACATTTACTTCTTCTTAAGGTTTGGTACTGTTCCGATATTAAATCCAGATTTTGAGTTGTTACGAATGGAATTTATGGTGAATGGTTATGTCCATGTTATAGCCATGTCATCATACTTACTTTGTTCGATAATATACTTTTATGAAACACATAAGGCTAAGCGTATATCTTGCATTATTATTACAATGACTTTATTTTTATTAATGGGGAATCGAGCAGAAATAGTTGCTTTTTCGTTTTTACTATTCTGCATTTACAGGAAAGATAATTTTTCTGCGAAAGCATTTATCCTTTTCTGTGGGGTGCTTTTGATTCTTTTTGGTATAACGAGGCTGCTCAGAGACTATTTCTTTTTTGGTGAAAGTGTCTTTTCTTCAATAGATGATGTATGGGTTCTTGATGATTCATATTTATCAGCAGTTCTCTATTATATTTATGTTGGATTAACTTTCAATTTTAAAGCATTCAACTTGTATGTAATGGAAGTTAGTGATTATTTTTACGGGTATTTTACAATACTATACCCTTGGTTAACTATCATATCTTCAGATGTATACACTTTAAAAGATTTGCAAGCTGATGTTTTAGGAATACATTTTCATGGTACTATTACGCCAACGATGTTTACTATTCCTTATGTTGATTTTTCTTACTTTGGAAGTCTAATCTTTCTGATGATTGGGTATGTTTGGGGGTTGTTATATACTCAGGCAACAAAAGGAGTTACGGGGTTTTATATAATGTACGCCTATTTCTCATGGAACATGGTAATGGGAATGTATGAATTTATGTTTTATAAGTTCTATGTCATTTTTAACTTAGTTCTTATTGTTATTTGCTGTAGGTTTCTTGTTAGGTTTAAGTTCTCATGA